The following are from one region of the Magallana gigas chromosome 6, xbMagGiga1.1, whole genome shotgun sequence genome:
- the LOC105336304 gene encoding metallo-beta-lactamase domain-containing protein 1 gives MTPKNRNDFKSLGRDNLLQLEDQVRVHHVPIPVDIEDEWTVIDECGGEDDDYEVVIIQEGYSVPHQDKVKMGSSITLIKGPLNIIVYTGNPTDRDHIIEALEMNNVSVHDIECCITTHGHIDHMGNLNLFPNAYIISSYHSFWHVGGYGRFVHVVGDLFHSEKVMEDSSLWRSRSQDPARQEANRHKILRLVDYVVPEHGKMFQTPRK, from the exons ATGACTCCTAAGAATAGGAATGATTTCAAGTCATTGGGCAGGGATAATTTATTACAGCTCGAGGACCAGGTAAGAGTACATCATGTACCAATTCCTGTAGACATTGAAGATGAGTGGACAGTGATAGATGAGTGTGGTGGGGAAGATGATGACTATGAAGTCGTCATCATTCAAGAAGGTTATTCTGTCCCACACCAAGACAAGGTTAAGATGGGAAGCAGTATCACTCTCATCAAGGGCCCACTGAACATCATAGTGTATACAGGTAACCCTACAGACCGAGACCACATCATCGAGGCGCTCGAGATGAATAATGTCTCAGTGCACGATATCGAGTGTTGCATTACCACCCATGGTCATATTGATCATATGGGAAATCTTAACCTGTTTCCCAACGCCTATATCATATCATCATATCACAGCTTTTGGCATGT AGGAGGATATGGAAGATTCGTCCATGTAGTAGGTGATCTGTTCCATTCGGAGAAGGTTATGGAGGATTCGTCCCTGTGGAGGTCCAGGAGTCAGGACCCAGCACGTCAGGAGGCAAATAGACATAAGATCCTGCGTCTGGTAGACTACGTTGTCCCGGAACATGGAAAGATGTTCCAAACACCGAGAAAGTGA